Proteins co-encoded in one Campylobacter jejuni genomic window:
- the hisJ gene encoding basic amino acid ABC transporter substrate-binding protein gives MKKILSIALVALVGLFLGACSDSKNKESNASVELKVGTAPNYKPFNYKENSKLTGFDTDLVEEIAKKNGIKIVWVETNFDGLIPALKAGKIDMIASAMSATDERRQSVDFTKPYYMSKNLYLKLKNNDSLQTKNDLEGKKIGVQLGTLQENTAKAIKNAQVQSNKDLNIAVLALKNNKIDAIVADQDTAKGFLAENPELVSFYQETDGGEGFSFAFDKNKQKDIIEIFNKGIDEAKTDGFYDTLIKKYELE, from the coding sequence ATGAAAAAAATATTAAGCATTGCTCTAGTTGCTTTAGTTGGTTTATTTTTAGGTGCTTGTAGTGATTCTAAAAATAAAGAATCAAATGCAAGTGTAGAATTAAAGGTTGGAACTGCTCCAAATTATAAACCTTTTAATTATAAAGAAAACTCAAAACTTACAGGTTTTGATACTGATTTGGTTGAAGAGATTGCCAAAAAAAATGGTATTAAAATTGTTTGGGTTGAAACCAATTTCGATGGATTGATTCCTGCTTTAAAAGCTGGCAAAATCGATATGATTGCCTCAGCTATGAGCGCAACTGATGAAAGAAGACAAAGTGTTGATTTTACCAAACCTTACTATATGAGTAAAAATCTTTATCTTAAGCTAAAAAACAACGACTCTCTTCAAACAAAAAATGATTTAGAAGGTAAAAAAATAGGAGTTCAATTAGGAACTTTACAAGAAAATACTGCAAAAGCTATCAAAAATGCACAAGTACAAAGCAATAAAGATTTAAACATAGCTGTTTTAGCACTAAAAAACAACAAAATCGATGCTATTGTAGCTGATCAAGATACTGCTAAAGGTTTTTTAGCTGAAAATCCAGAATTGGTAAGTTTCTACCAAGAAACAGATGGAGGAGAAGGCTTTAGTTTTGCTTTTGATAAAAATAAACAAAAAGATATTATTGAAATATTTAACAAAGGCATAGATGAAGCAAAAACTGATGGATTTTATGATACTTTAATTAAAAAATATGAATTAGAATAA
- a CDS encoding restriction endonuclease subunit S has translation MKNFKESGIEWLGEIPEHWEVVKINKIVTFVNGYAFENFDFNPIFEIPVIRIGDMQKEKILYDNCLKTKEKEKLKQFLISNNDILIALSGATTGKIAFCDTDNKAYINQRVAIVRSKLKLVKYYFLTRGFSLLIELACNGSAQPNISTKEIGEFKIPLPPLKEQEQIANFLDEKCKKIANFIEKKEKLITLLKEQKQALINETITKGLDKNINFKDSGIEWLGEIPQHWRIVKLKYVAFTNIGLVYTPDDIIENPDEGYPVLRANNIQNGKIDYQDLIYIKSKQIGKKQIISSGDLLMCVRNGSENLLGKTAKIQDGYFSFGAFTAIIKSQFNDYFYWIFQTNMLRKSIASFSASNGIGQISQDDIKNFIISFPPLKEQEQIAQFLDSEISKIDKIIEKTKKQIKLIKEYKTTLINQAVCGRIDL, from the coding sequence ATGAAAAATTTCAAAGAGAGTGGCATAGAATGGCTTGGGGAAATTCCGGAGCATTGGGAAGTGGTGAAAATCAACAAGATAGTAACTTTTGTAAATGGATATGCTTTTGAAAACTTTGATTTTAATCCAATTTTTGAAATTCCTGTGATTCGTATCGGAGATATGCAAAAGGAAAAAATTTTATATGACAATTGCCTAAAAACAAAAGAAAAAGAAAAATTGAAACAATTTTTAATTAGTAATAATGATATTTTAATTGCTTTAAGTGGAGCAACCACAGGAAAAATAGCATTTTGTGATACTGATAATAAAGCTTATATCAATCAAAGAGTTGCCATTGTTAGAAGTAAATTAAAACTTGTAAAATATTATTTTTTAACTAGAGGATTTTCATTACTTATTGAGCTTGCTTGTAATGGATCTGCACAACCAAATATTTCAACCAAAGAAATAGGGGAATTTAAAATTCCACTTCCACCACTAAAAGAGCAAGAGCAAATTGCAAATTTTTTAGATGAAAAATGCAAAAAAATAGCAAATTTCATAGAGAAAAAAGAAAAACTCATCACACTTTTAAAAGAACAAAAACAAGCCCTGATAAATGAAACTATCACAAAAGGACTTGATAAAAATATAAATTTCAAAGATAGTGGCATAGAATGGCTTGGAGAAATTCCACAACATTGGAGGATTGTGAAACTTAAATATGTAGCTTTTACAAACATAGGATTGGTTTATACTCCAGATGATATTATTGAAAATCCTGATGAAGGATATCCAGTTTTGCGTGCCAATAATATTCAAAATGGAAAAATAGATTATCAAGATTTAATTTATATAAAGTCTAAACAAATTGGAAAAAAACAAATTATCTCCAGTGGAGATTTATTAATGTGCGTCAGAAATGGTAGTGAAAATCTTTTAGGAAAAACAGCAAAAATTCAAGATGGATATTTTTCTTTTGGAGCTTTTACAGCAATTATCAAAAGTCAATTTAATGATTATTTTTATTGGATTTTTCAAACAAATATGTTAAGAAAATCTATTGCTAGTTTTTCTGCTTCAAATGGAATTGGGCAAATTTCACAAGACGATATTAAAAATTTTATTATATCTTTTCCACCCCTAAAAGAACAAGAGCAAATCGCACAATTTTTAGATTCTGAAATTTCTAAAATAGATAAAATTATAGAAAAAACCAAAAAACAAATAAAACTCATAAAAGAATACAAAACCACACTCATAAACCAAGCGGTTTGTGGTAGGATTGATTTATAA
- the hrcA gene encoding HrcA family transcriptional regulator, whose translation MKSRDKKDLILDSIIQTYLLDNVPIGSNELNLNLCIPASTIRVYLKRLSDEGLITQLHISSGRIPTILTMQNYWQSFWKKEQDQDINIKSENFLKELSKEFEIYCLVYGGRSLVLKEVLDLNAKFIVLDFKEEELVLKYEKEAWNFLQSLIGLDLFSIEKIALRVHFMDLVEKIASLRQNLICYRSNEERAYQIYQNDEFVKLLDCGVHRYFKESLEFEPLFKEGFMGLKVDAQFLGEDVNIILAGSVYTDYKKILQYIKEAA comes from the coding sequence ATGAAAAGCCGAGATAAAAAGGATTTGATTTTAGATTCTATCATCCAAACTTATCTTTTAGATAATGTTCCTATTGGTTCAAATGAATTGAATTTAAATCTTTGCATCCCTGCTTCAACTATACGCGTCTATCTTAAAAGGCTTAGCGACGAGGGTTTGATCACTCAGCTTCATATAAGTAGTGGTAGAATTCCTACTATTTTGACAATGCAAAATTACTGGCAAAGTTTTTGGAAAAAAGAACAAGATCAAGATATCAATATCAAAAGTGAGAATTTTTTAAAAGAGTTGAGTAAAGAATTTGAAATTTACTGTCTTGTTTATGGTGGTAGAAGCTTAGTGCTTAAAGAAGTGCTTGATCTAAATGCTAAGTTTATAGTGCTTGATTTTAAAGAAGAAGAGCTCGTTTTAAAATATGAAAAAGAAGCATGGAATTTTTTACAAAGTCTTATAGGATTGGATCTTTTTAGTATAGAAAAAATAGCTTTGAGGGTTCATTTTATGGATCTTGTAGAAAAAATAGCTAGCTTAAGGCAAAATTTGATTTGCTATAGAAGCAATGAAGAAAGAGCTTATCAAATTTATCAAAATGATGAATTTGTTAAGCTCTTAGATTGCGGAGTTCATCGTTATTTCAAAGAAAGTCTTGAATTTGAACCTTTATTTAAAGAAGGTTTTATGGGGCTTAAGGTGGATGCGCAGTTTTTGGGCGAAGATGTAAATATTATCTTAGCAGGTAGTGTTTATACGGATTATAAAAAAATATTACAATACATAAAGGAGGCGGCGTGA
- the grpE gene encoding nucleotide exchange factor GrpE, with product MSEQKQEFENENAENSEHLQDENLQNIEDVEQNKLQKDYDELKDKYMRANAEFENIKKRMEKEKLSAMAYANESFAKDLLDVLDALEAAVNVECQDEISLKIKEGVQNTLDLFLKKLEKHGVALIKEEKEFDPNLHEAMFHVDSENHQSGEVVTVLQKGYKIADRVIRPTKVSVAK from the coding sequence GTGAGCGAGCAAAAGCAAGAATTTGAAAACGAAAACGCGGAAAATTCTGAACATTTGCAAGATGAGAATTTGCAAAATATCGAAGATGTTGAGCAAAACAAATTGCAAAAAGACTATGATGAATTAAAAGACAAATATATGCGTGCAAACGCTGAATTTGAAAATATTAAAAAAAGAATGGAAAAAGAAAAGTTAAGCGCTATGGCTTATGCAAATGAAAGCTTTGCTAAGGATTTGCTCGATGTTTTAGATGCTTTAGAAGCTGCTGTTAATGTCGAATGCCAAGATGAAATTAGCTTAAAAATCAAAGAAGGAGTGCAAAATACTTTAGATTTATTTCTTAAGAAACTTGAAAAACATGGAGTGGCTCTTATTAAAGAAGAAAAAGAGTTCGATCCAAATTTACATGAGGCAATGTTTCATGTAGATAGTGAAAATCATCAAAGTGGTGAAGTGGTTACCGTGCTTCAAAAAGGCTATAAAATAGCCGATCGCGTGATCCGCCCAACCAAAGTTAGTGTAGCAAAATAA
- a CDS encoding N-6 DNA methylase — protein MEQSQFQPIVNFIWSVADDLLRDVYVKGKYRDVILPMTIIRRIDAVLEPTKDKVLKTYNTYKDEFENLESLLGGKQGNKLGFFNYSRFNLQTLLNDPKNIRINFENYLDCFSENIKDIILKFKFKNQLDTLEESNILFGVIERFCSPKVNFGIEDILDEKGNVIHKGLSNLGMGYVFEELIRKFNEENNEEAGEHFTPREIIELMTHLVFLPVKEQIKQGTWLIYDNACGSGGMLTESKEFITDPEGLIQSKANIYLYGQEINPETYAICKADMLIKGENPERIKFGSTLSNDQQNLQFDFMLSNPPYGKSWENDQKILGVEKKGSNSTCNDPRFSVGITSKSDGQMMFLLNMLSKMKFDTPLGSRIASVHNGSSLFNSDSGMVAIRKHIIENDYLEAIVALPTNMFYNTGIPTFIWIITNKKSEHKKGKVQLINTTNEEYFSKMKKSLGSKQNEMTKEHIEKITKLFLENASNKDCKILDNEDFGYTKIIIEKPKSIEALKDDEKFAKLKDKDKILEKLQELEQNPQDFKNREEFIKFLGVKLKKSEENLIIDSDKTNNTEKIPLKTNIQGYYDTEVKPYVANSWIAWESASVGYEILFSKYFYTYTPPRKLEEINNELEKLEKEVQDLLREIVQ, from the coding sequence ATGGAACAAAGCCAATTCCAGCCCATTGTCAACTTTATATGGAGTGTGGCAGATGATTTGCTTCGTGATGTTTATGTAAAGGGCAAATACCGCGATGTTATCTTACCCATGACAATCATAAGAAGAATTGATGCGGTTTTAGAGCCTACAAAAGATAAAGTTCTTAAAACCTACAATACCTATAAAGATGAATTTGAAAATTTAGAATCTTTGCTAGGTGGAAAACAAGGGAATAAACTAGGCTTTTTTAATTATTCTCGATTTAATCTACAAACCCTTCTAAACGATCCAAAAAACATAAGAATAAATTTTGAAAATTATCTTGATTGTTTTAGTGAAAATATCAAAGATATCATTTTAAAATTTAAATTCAAAAACCAACTCGATACCCTAGAAGAATCCAATATACTTTTTGGTGTTATAGAAAGATTTTGCTCGCCTAAGGTAAATTTCGGTATAGAAGATATTTTAGATGAAAAAGGTAATGTTATCCATAAAGGCTTGAGTAATCTTGGCATGGGGTATGTTTTTGAAGAGCTTATCCGTAAATTTAACGAAGAAAATAATGAAGAAGCCGGAGAGCACTTTACCCCAAGAGAGATTATAGAGCTTATGACTCATCTTGTATTTTTGCCTGTAAAAGAGCAGATCAAACAAGGAACATGGCTTATTTATGATAATGCTTGTGGAAGTGGTGGTATGCTAACAGAATCAAAAGAATTCATCACAGATCCTGAAGGACTTATACAGTCAAAGGCAAATATTTATCTTTACGGACAAGAAATCAACCCTGAAACTTATGCTATATGCAAAGCAGATATGCTGATAAAAGGCGAAAATCCAGAGCGCATAAAATTTGGTTCTACCTTAAGCAATGATCAACAAAACTTACAATTTGATTTCATGCTTAGCAATCCACCTTATGGTAAGTCTTGGGAAAATGATCAAAAAATTCTAGGCGTGGAAAAGAAAGGTTCAAATTCAACTTGTAATGATCCAAGATTTAGTGTAGGCATTACAAGCAAAAGCGATGGACAAATGATGTTTTTGCTCAATATGCTTAGCAAGATGAAATTTGACACCCCTTTGGGTTCTCGTATCGCAAGCGTGCATAATGGAAGCTCACTTTTTAACTCAGATAGCGGTATGGTAGCTATAAGAAAGCATATCATAGAAAACGACTATCTTGAAGCTATAGTCGCCCTACCTACTAATATGTTTTATAATACAGGAATTCCCACTTTTATATGGATCATCACCAACAAAAAGTCAGAACACAAAAAAGGCAAAGTCCAGCTTATAAACACTACAAATGAAGAATATTTTTCAAAAATGAAAAAGTCTTTAGGCTCTAAACAAAATGAAATGACTAAAGAACATATAGAAAAAATCACTAAATTATTTTTAGAAAATGCAAGTAATAAAGATTGCAAGATTTTGGATAATGAAGACTTTGGCTATACTAAAATCATCATAGAAAAACCAAAAAGCATAGAAGCTTTAAAAGATGATGAAAAATTTGCAAAACTAAAAGACAAAGATAAAATCTTAGAAAAATTACAAGAATTAGAACAAAATCCACAAGACTTTAAAAACAGAGAAGAATTTATCAAATTTTTAGGCGTAAAGCTCAAAAAAAGCGAAGAAAATCTCATCATTGATAGCGATAAAACTAACAATACTGAAAAAATTCCACTCAAAACAAATATACAAGGCTATTATGACACAGAAGTAAAGCCTTATGTAGCAAACTCTTGGATAGCGTGGGAGAGTGCAAGTGTGGGCTATGAAATACTTTTTAGCAAATATTTTTATACCTACACACCACCAAGAAAGCTAGAAGAGATAAATAACGAATTAGAAAAGCTAGAAAAAGAAGTGCAAGATCTTTTAAGAGAGATTGTGCAATGA
- the dnaK gene encoding molecular chaperone DnaK — MSKVIGIDLGTTNSCVAVYERGESKVIPNKEGKNTTPSVVAFTDKGEVLVGDSAKRQAVTNPEKTIYSIKRIMGLMINEDAAKEAKTRLPYHITERNGACAIEIAGKIYTPQEISAKVLMKLKEDAEAFLGESVVDAVITVPAYFNDAQRKATKEAGTIAGLNVLRIINEPTSAALAYGLDKKDSEKIVVYDLGGGTFDVTVLETGDNVVEVLATGGNAFLGGDDFDNKLIDFLANEFKDETGIDLKNDVMALQRLKEAAENAKKELSSANETEINLPFITADASGPKHLVKKLTRAKFEGMIDSLVAETITKINEVVSDAGLKKDEIKEIVMVGGSTRVPLVQEEVKKAFNKDLNKSVNPDEVVAIGAAIQGAVIKGDVKDVLLLDVTPLSLGIETLGGVMTKIIEKGTTIPTKKEQVFSTAEDNQSAVTINVLQGEREFSRDNKSLGNFNLEGIPPAPRGMPQIEVTFDIDANGILTVSAKDKATGKAQEIKITGSSGLSEEEINNMVKDAELHKEEDKKRKEAVDARNAADSLAHQVEKSLSELGEKVATADKENIQKALDDLRETLKNQNANKEEIESKMKALSEVSHKLAENMYKKDEPNTANDKKKKDDDVIDAEVE, encoded by the coding sequence ATGAGTAAAGTTATAGGTATAGATTTAGGAACAACCAATTCTTGTGTTGCTGTGTATGAACGCGGTGAGAGTAAAGTAATCCCAAATAAAGAAGGTAAAAATACAACTCCTTCTGTGGTAGCTTTTACAGATAAAGGCGAGGTTTTAGTAGGAGATAGTGCAAAACGCCAAGCGGTAACTAACCCTGAAAAAACCATTTATTCTATCAAAAGAATTATGGGCTTGATGATCAATGAAGACGCGGCTAAAGAAGCTAAAACAAGACTTCCTTATCATATTACTGAAAGAAATGGTGCTTGTGCTATTGAAATTGCAGGGAAAATTTATACTCCGCAAGAAATTTCAGCGAAAGTTTTAATGAAACTAAAAGAAGATGCTGAAGCTTTCTTGGGCGAGAGTGTTGTAGATGCGGTTATTACTGTGCCTGCGTATTTTAACGATGCACAAAGAAAAGCGACAAAAGAAGCGGGAACGATAGCAGGACTTAATGTATTAAGAATTATCAATGAGCCTACTTCAGCAGCTCTAGCTTACGGACTTGATAAAAAAGATAGTGAAAAAATTGTGGTTTATGATCTAGGTGGGGGAACTTTTGACGTTACTGTGCTTGAAACTGGCGATAATGTAGTAGAAGTTTTAGCAACAGGTGGTAACGCTTTCTTAGGGGGCGATGATTTTGATAATAAACTTATAGATTTTCTAGCTAATGAATTTAAAGATGAAACAGGCATAGATCTTAAAAATGATGTTATGGCTTTGCAACGCTTGAAAGAAGCAGCAGAAAATGCTAAAAAAGAATTAAGCTCAGCTAATGAAACTGAAATTAATTTACCATTTATCACAGCAGATGCAAGTGGGCCAAAACATTTGGTTAAAAAACTTACTAGAGCTAAATTTGAAGGTATGATTGATTCTTTAGTAGCTGAAACCATCACTAAAATCAATGAAGTAGTAAGCGATGCAGGGCTTAAAAAAGATGAGATCAAAGAAATTGTTATGGTAGGGGGCTCTACTCGTGTTCCTTTAGTGCAAGAAGAAGTGAAAAAAGCTTTTAATAAAGATCTTAACAAGTCTGTAAATCCTGATGAAGTTGTGGCTATTGGTGCGGCGATTCAAGGTGCGGTTATAAAAGGCGATGTTAAAGATGTGCTTTTACTTGATGTTACTCCGCTCTCTTTGGGTATAGAAACTCTAGGCGGGGTAATGACTAAGATTATCGAAAAAGGTACAACTATTCCAACTAAAAAAGAGCAAGTTTTCTCAACCGCTGAAGATAATCAAAGTGCTGTAACTATCAATGTTTTACAAGGGGAAAGAGAATTTAGTCGTGATAATAAATCTTTAGGAAATTTTAATCTTGAAGGAATTCCACCAGCACCACGCGGTATGCCACAAATCGAAGTTACTTTTGATATCGATGCAAATGGTATTTTAACCGTTAGCGCAAAAGATAAAGCAACAGGTAAGGCTCAAGAGATCAAAATCACAGGTTCAAGCGGACTTAGCGAGGAAGAGATTAATAACATGGTAAAAGATGCTGAACTTCACAAAGAAGAAGACAAAAAACGCAAAGAAGCTGTAGATGCTAGAAATGCAGCTGATAGCTTGGCGCATCAAGTAGAAAAATCTTTAAGTGAGTTGGGTGAAAAAGTTGCCACTGCTGATAAAGAAAATATTCAAAAAGCTCTTGATGATTTGCGTGAGACTTTGAAAAATCAAAATGCAAACAAAGAAGAGATTGAAAGCAAAATGAAAGCTTTAAGTGAAGTTTCTCATAAGTTAGCTGAAAATATGTATAAAAAAGATGAGCCAAACACAGCAAACGATAAAAAGAAAAAAGATGACGATGTAATCGACGCTGAAGTTGAGTAA
- a CDS encoding ShlB/FhaC/HecB family hemolysin secretion/activation protein, whose protein sequence is MEVNKGDSATLTLYSNNYGTKETGRFRAGMSQSLNNIARQGDNLNFYLQDSDENQIDYGINYSTFIGNLKITPFATQGHYVLGGIYRNLGFYGDSMNVGVNFSYPVFLYTEYSLYLVSGFTHKKIKDYYLDGLVSNEKASNSVNLGIEGTYKGLENNVLSYTLNFTYGNVENDGDSSGFNGVNLGNFGKMNLNLSNEYQFQERLTHIFQLNYQKVIGGAVLDSSESVSLGGPYGVRAYLEGEGSADNVVSGTLGIRFQTPLEGLYLTPFYDIGYSWYENKEYQSENHYFMDAMGMQILYTRSANFYVKMDAARAVHRFKHDGEHRARVYVSLGKYF, encoded by the coding sequence ATAGAAGTAAACAAAGGTGATAGTGCAACTTTAACTTTATATTCTAACAACTATGGGACTAAAGAAACAGGTCGTTTTAGAGCAGGAATGAGTCAAAGTTTAAACAATATAGCAAGACAAGGGGATAACTTAAATTTTTATCTTCAAGATAGCGATGAAAATCAAATAGATTATGGGATTAATTATAGTACTTTTATAGGAAATTTAAAAATTACTCCATTTGCAACTCAAGGACATTATGTTCTTGGTGGAATTTATAGAAATCTTGGTTTTTATGGGGACTCTATGAATGTTGGGGTAAATTTTTCTTATCCCGTGTTTTTATATACCGAGTATTCTTTATATCTTGTTTCGGGTTTTACTCATAAAAAGATTAAAGATTATTATCTTGATGGTTTAGTAAGTAATGAAAAAGCGAGCAATAGTGTAAATTTAGGCATAGAAGGAACCTATAAAGGTTTAGAGAATAATGTCCTAAGTTATACCTTAAATTTTACATATGGCAATGTTGAAAACGATGGTGATTCTTCTGGATTTAATGGAGTAAATTTAGGGAATTTTGGAAAAATGAATTTAAATTTAAGCAACGAATATCAATTCCAAGAACGCTTAACTCACATTTTTCAACTCAATTATCAAAAAGTTATCGGTGGTGCTGTTTTAGATAGTAGTGAATCCGTGTCTTTAGGTGGACCTTATGGTGTGCGTGCTTATTTAGAAGGCGAGGGGAGTGCGGATAATGTTGTTTCTGGCACCTTAGGAATAAGATTTCAAACACCTTTAGAAGGGCTTTACTTGACTCCTTTTTATGATATAGGATATTCTTGGTATGAAAATAAAGAATATCAAAGCGAAAATCATTATTTTATGGATGCAATGGGTATGCAAATACTCTATACAAGAAGTGCTAATTTTTATGTAAAAATGGATGCCGCAAGAGCTGTTCATCGGTTTAAACACGATGGAGAACATCGAGCAAGAGTTTATGTAAGCCTAGGAAAATACTTTTAA
- a CDS encoding filamentous hemagglutinin N-terminal domain-containing protein: MKKMSKHIVLSFVVSSLLFSQAYALPSGGKFTHGSTGSISSSNGTMNITGNKGAGTGGNNFVIQWGGGFNIGQNESVNFNGKNQNYLNIAYQKDASKIDGALNGGNNNIFLVNPMGVLIGKTGTITAGKFVASTTALKDSDIQNFISQGMNFSPAFDVSKQARKYYKSWKDQCR, translated from the coding sequence ATGAAAAAGATGAGTAAACATATAGTTTTATCATTTGTGGTGAGTTCTTTGCTCTTTTCTCAAGCTTATGCTTTACCAAGTGGAGGTAAATTTACTCATGGTTCAACAGGAAGTATAAGTTCAAGCAATGGCACGATGAATATCACAGGAAACAAAGGAGCTGGAACTGGTGGAAATAACTTTGTTATCCAATGGGGTGGCGGTTTTAATATAGGACAAAATGAAAGTGTAAATTTTAACGGCAAAAATCAAAACTACCTAAACATTGCTTATCAAAAAGATGCTTCTAAGATAGACGGAGCTTTAAATGGCGGGAATAACAATATCTTTTTAGTTAATCCCATGGGAGTTTTGATTGGCAAAACAGGAACTATCACTGCGGGAAAATTTGTAGCTAGCACGACAGCTTTAAAAGATTCAGATATCCAAAATTTTATTTCTCAAGGGATGAATTTTTCTCCAGCATTTGATGTAAGCAAGCAAGCAAGGAAATATTATAAATCTTGGAAAGATCAATGCAGATAA